The window AGTGTTGCTTCTTTCCGCGGTCTTCGCGGTGACTGTGGCTCAGAAGAACCCTAACTGCGCCAACGGCCGCGGAGTGATCGTGCATCTCTTTGAGTGGAAATGGACGGACGTCGCCCTGGAATGCGAACGTTTCCTAGGTCCGAGGGGCTTCTGTGGCCTTCAGGTAATGCAAATGTTGGCATTATTAAATTGTTGTGCAGTGGCTACgatttgtatgtttctttttggGACATAGCCGGTGACTAAGGGTCAAAGTTTTTGGCCACTTTTTCGTATATGCGAATTTTCAAGTGTTAGTATAAGACTTGATTTGTCATTATACATGCCGTTCATCGATGATTCAAATTGCCAGTGCGGCCAATTACATGCATATACGGTAGACATGGTATATTCCTATCCAGCCTTTGATGTTTTAAGGATTCTTCTGCTAGGTTTCGCCTGCAAATGAGCACATCGCAGTTTGGCAGCCCAGTTATAACCCAGTCGTCAAACGGCCATGGTATGAGCGGTACCAGCCAGTAAGCTACAAGTTGGTCAGCAGGAGCGGCAATGAAGAGGAGTTTGCCGATATGGTTACCAGATGTAATAATGTTGGCGTCAGGTGGGCTTTCAACTTTTTAACATTGACGGCTGCAGTGCCTCCCCATTTTGAGATGCCTTGCGAGTATCAGATGGGTAACTCTGGCTGGTCAAAATAATGATTAGGGCCTACACTCTTCGCAACATGATAGtggaaacaaaataaaaacatcttGGAAAATTAATCTATCCTTTACTGAACCCCTGAAGTAATAGACTTCTTATTGTtgagtatgtacatgtaaaacgcATCCGCCGTCATTTGTGGTCATCTTTGGTTTCAGAGTTTATGTCGATGGCGTCTTCAACCACATGGTCGGTGCGGGATCGGGTACAGGGAAAGGAATTGGCGGCTCAGGCTTCGATGCCGGTGGTCAGTCCTTCCCTGGGGTCCCTTTCGGTAACAATGATTTCCATACCAAACAAGAGTGCGGGACGAGCAGTTGGAACATCGAGAGCTATCAAGACGCTAACCAGGTCCGCAACTGTCGTCTCTCTGGTTTGGTCGACCTTAACCAAGGTCATGACTACGTCAGAGGGAAAATTATTGACTACATGAATCGTTGTGTTGGCTATGGTGTCGCCGGTTTCAGGCTCGATGCTGCCAAACACATGTGGCCAGGAGACGTCTCCAACATATTGTCCAAGGTCAACAGGCTCAACACCAGATGGTTCCCTGGTAACTCTGCTCCATTCTTCTATCAAGAAGTAATCGATCTGGGTGGCGAACCGGTCAAGGGGACTGACTATACCGGTAGCGGGCGTGTCACTGACTTCAGGTATGGCATGTTTCTCGGCCAGGTCATCCGTAAACAGAACAACCAGAAGATGAAGTACTTGAAGACATTCGGCCCAAGTTGGGGTATGCTTCAAGACGGCGAcgcttttgtttttgttgacaatcaTGATAACCAAAGAGGTCACGGTGCGGGTGGACTTAATACCATCCTCACATTCTTCGAGGCTCGGATGTACAAGATGGCTAATGCCTTTATGTTAGCATTTCCGTTCGGCCAGCCTCGTCTGATGAGCAGTTACATGTGGCAACGGAACATCCAAGGAGGCAAAGATAATAATGATTGGATAGGGCCACCACATAATGATGACTACTCAACCAAGGACGTTACTATCAACTCGGATGGAACCTGCGGAAACGGCTGGATTTGCGAACATAGATGGCAGCAGATGTTTAACATGGTTGCCTTTAGAAACAACGTGACTGGGACAGCTATGGAGAACTGGTGGGACAACGGGAACAACCAAATAGCATTCGGTA is drawn from Lineus longissimus chromosome 1, tnLinLong1.2, whole genome shotgun sequence and contains these coding sequences:
- the LOC135486939 gene encoding alpha-amylase-like, with product MRGSIVLLLSAVFAVTVAQKNPNCANGRGVIVHLFEWKWTDVALECERFLGPRGFCGLQVSPANEHIAVWQPSYNPVVKRPWYERYQPVSYKLVSRSGNEEEFADMVTRCNNVGVRVYVDGVFNHMVGAGSGTGKGIGGSGFDAGGQSFPGVPFGNNDFHTKQECGTSSWNIESYQDANQVRNCRLSGLVDLNQGHDYVRGKIIDYMNRCVGYGVAGFRLDAAKHMWPGDVSNILSKVNRLNTRWFPGNSAPFFYQEVIDLGGEPVKGTDYTGSGRVTDFRYGMFLGQVIRKQNNQKMKYLKTFGPSWGMLQDGDAFVFVDNHDNQRGHGAGGLNTILTFFEARMYKMANAFMLAFPFGQPRLMSSYMWQRNIQGGKDNNDWIGPPHNDDYSTKDVTINSDGTCGNGWICEHRWQQMFNMVAFRNNVTGTAMENWWDNGNNQIAFGRGNRGFIAFNNEDGGTMDVTLSTGLPVGQYCDVISGERKGSTCSGKTITVDGSGKARFNINSGDSDPMVAIHIGEKLGGSSSSGSSGNGNTGNTGSGSLTPSGWERTVVLIKKTTNVGEDLFIRGGVSAAGCTSDAETSACSIPIRYRQIGNGHFVKYEAWATGDSVLDWFGAQSSQGKFGGWQAADGSPMAWTTNDQSSAAYVSTNSYGSHYWMWDVDMDCSRSKGGWFEVKARIGHQQNGLEGLLAQSQTCSGTHGGSRSYSTSHHMGLCGKINVFEFDKNGCRIDNF